One window of the Drosophila gunungcola strain Sukarami chromosome 3L unlocalized genomic scaffold, Dgunungcola_SK_2 000009F, whole genome shotgun sequence genome contains the following:
- the LOC128259889 gene encoding LOW QUALITY PROTEIN: uncharacterized protein LOC128259889 (The sequence of the model RefSeq protein was modified relative to this genomic sequence to represent the inferred CDS: inserted 1 base in 1 codon) encodes MKLILICLLVSFVLLQYAEHSEACLEIIEHALGIQPCKEGGRKDRTTRKSLPPXCTEKTTERTKPSCTERTTERTTERTSPPCEEMTTKRPSPPCTERTTEKNLCTLNRQDY; translated from the exons ATGAAACTAATTCTGATCTGTTTACTGG TCAGCTTTGTTCTGCTGCAATATGCGGAGCACAGTGAAGCCTGCTTGGAGATAATTGAGCATGCCCTGGGTATCCAGCCTTGCAAGGAAGGTGGTCGGAAGGACCG GACCACTAGGAAGTCCCTTCCTC ATTGCACAGAGAAAACTACTGAGAGAACCAAGCCATCTTGCACTGAAAGGACTACTGAAAGGACTACTGAAAGGACCTCTCCACCTTGCGAAGAGATGACTACTAAACGACCTAGTCCACCTTGCACTGAACGGACTACTGAAAAAAACCTCTGCACCTTGAACAGACAAGACTACTAG
- the LOC128259903 gene encoding uncharacterized protein LOC128259903, translating into MHIKAILTVLAVLCLTLVAGQHSNCDELTRRCERCVERLNNRNDREMPVLNRHCRERTQRTWRWRNVGRCELTRLNCQGVDRRMNCNDIAELAGMERIN; encoded by the exons ATGCATATCAAAGCAATTTTGACCGTGTTAGCTG TCCTGTGCCTGACTTTGGTCGCTGGACAACATAGCAACTGCGATGAATTAACCAGGAGGTGTGAAAGATGCGTGGAAAGGCTGAACAACCGAAATGATCGTGAGATGCCTGTCCTGAACAGACATTGCAGGGAAAGGACACAAAGGACTTGGCGCTGGAGGAATGTGGGACGTTGTGAGCTCACCAGGCTCAACTGCCAGG GAGTTGATCGTCGCATGAATTGTAATGACATCGCTGAGCTCGCCGGCATGGAACgtattaattga
- the LOC128259899 gene encoding salivary glue protein Sgs-3-like: MSKATIIFAIVCLCVAVQAQSTVRPRDPEICQTENAKCLRNERRLGRESDISNIFNNHCRGADRSWRNISRCELSMATCRLTLENCSLINCHNVKRTLGGGGVTGRPPTPSSRTTTRRTPTPRTPSPATRTPSPRTTTTRRSGPRTPSPRTTTTRRTPGPRPPTPRTTTTRRSGPRTPSPRRTTTRRPLED, from the exons ATGTCGAAAGctactattatttttg CTATAGTTTGCCTTTGCGTGGCTGTTCAGGCTCAATCTACTGTAAGGCCACGTGATCCTGAGATTTGCCAAACTGAGAACGCCAAGTGTCTACGAAATGAACGGAGATTGGGAAGGGAAAGTGACATCTCAAACATCTTCAATAATCACTGCCGTGGAGCTGATAGATCCTGGCGCAATATCTCTCGTTGCGAGTTATCTATGGCCACTTGCCGCT TGACCCTCGAAAATTGTAGCCTCATTAACTGCCACAATGTGAAAAGAACCCTTGGGGGTGGTGGAGTCACCGGCCGTCCTCCAACCCCTTCTTCGAGAACTACGACCCGCAGGACCCCAACACCTAGGACACCATCTCCTGCAACTAGGACTCCTTCTCCTCGTACTACTACCACTCGTAGGTCAGGACCTAGGACACCCTCTCCTCGTACTACAACCACTCGTAGGACCCCAGGACCTAGGCCTCCCACTCCTCGTACTACTACCACTCGTAGGTCAGGACCTAGGACTCCTTCTCCTCGTCGTACTACAACTCGTCGCCCTTTGGAAGACTAA
- the LOC128259801 gene encoding uncharacterized protein LOC128259801: MRCLCIVSIILILCCLIIKGQRLNCSRIRENCEPCTRRLVDPINNLDFINRDCRESVGERWIWRDVRRCDMQIVACENHDSKLDCDTVARLAGMRRRH; encoded by the exons atgcggTGTCTTTGCATAGTATCCATTATCCTTATCCTTTGTTGCTTAATAATAAAGGGACAACGTTTAAACTGTAGCAGAATTCGTGAAAATTGTGAGCCCTGTACCCGCCGTTTGGTGGATCCCATCAACAATCTGGACTTTATAAACAGGGATTGCAGGGAAAGTGTCGGCGAACGTTGGATTTGGCGTGATGTAAGGCGTTGTGACATGCAAATTGTTGCCTGTGAAA ATCATGACAGCAAACTGGATTGTGATACCGTGGCTAGGTTGGCTGGAATGAGAAGGCgtcattaa